In one Desulfoferula mesophila genomic region, the following are encoded:
- a CDS encoding DUF362 domain-containing protein gives MPSTVYFIDLRATIKRSLVRKLDELIEAVGLAATVKPGGLTAIKLHFGEKGNTAFIRPVFARRFVEAVKAAGGHPFLTDANTLYVGTRSDAPGHLVTATENGFAYSVVGAPLVIADGLRGHSAAAVPVDLPECKEAWIGAEVVEADSLVSLSHFKGHELAGFGGAIKNLGMGAASRRGKLFMHSNITPSIDPKLCISCGRCIERCPVGAIKFVRRGADEPAPKGTKNHEVRASKDPAKCIGCGDCILACPKEAIQIGWDAQIPDFLRRMVAYTKGVMAGKESNAVHFSFLTQISPACDCYPFNDAPMVADIGILASTDLVAIDQAAVDLVNQAPGLPGTELKHAHPSGEDKFLDLYPKVDWQIQLAYAQQIGLGSRDYDLVKI, from the coding sequence ATGCCGAGCACGGTGTACTTCATCGACCTTAGGGCCACGATCAAACGATCCCTGGTGCGCAAGCTGGACGAACTCATCGAGGCGGTGGGGCTGGCCGCCACGGTCAAGCCCGGCGGGCTCACCGCCATCAAGCTGCACTTCGGCGAAAAGGGCAACACCGCCTTTATCCGCCCGGTGTTCGCCCGCCGCTTCGTGGAGGCGGTCAAGGCCGCCGGGGGCCACCCCTTTCTCACCGACGCCAACACCCTCTACGTGGGCACCCGCTCCGACGCGCCGGGCCACCTGGTCACCGCCACGGAGAACGGCTTCGCCTACAGCGTGGTGGGCGCGCCGCTGGTCATCGCCGACGGCCTGAGGGGCCACAGCGCGGCGGCCGTGCCGGTGGACCTGCCCGAGTGCAAGGAGGCCTGGATCGGGGCCGAGGTGGTGGAGGCGGACAGCCTGGTCAGCCTTAGCCACTTCAAGGGCCACGAGCTGGCCGGCTTTGGCGGGGCCATCAAGAATCTGGGCATGGGCGCGGCCAGCCGGAGGGGCAAGCTGTTCATGCACAGCAACATCACCCCCTCCATAGACCCCAAGCTGTGCATCTCCTGCGGCCGCTGCATCGAGCGCTGTCCGGTGGGGGCCATCAAGTTCGTGCGCCGGGGGGCCGACGAGCCCGCCCCCAAGGGCACCAAGAACCACGAGGTGCGGGCCAGCAAGGACCCGGCCAAGTGCATCGGCTGCGGCGACTGCATCCTGGCCTGCCCCAAGGAGGCCATCCAGATCGGCTGGGACGCCCAGATTCCCGACTTCCTGCGGCGCATGGTGGCCTACACCAAGGGAGTGATGGCGGGCAAGGAAAGCAACGCGGTCCATTTCTCCTTCCTCACCCAGATCAGCCCGGCCTGCGACTGCTATCCCTTCAACGACGCACCCATGGTGGCCGACATCGGCATCCTGGCCTCCACCGACCTGGTGGCCATCGACCAGGCGGCGGTGGACCTGGTGAACCAGGCCCCGGGCCTGCCGGGCACCGAGCTCAAGCACGCCCACCCGTCGGGCGAGGACAAGTTCCTGGACCTCTACCCCAAGGTGGACTGGCAGATCCAGTTGGCCTATGCCCAACAGATCGGCCTGGGCAGCCGCGATTACGACCTGGTCAAGATATAG